A part of Oryctolagus cuniculus chromosome 15, mOryCun1.1, whole genome shotgun sequence genomic DNA contains:
- the ZWINT gene encoding ZW10 interactor isoform X4 has product MEAAGSEKEAAVLEVLAEVADIPEPVGLQEEAELPARILAEFERNSRKKDKLLCSQLQVADFLQNFLSQKDTTQGLDPLVSEDTSRQKAVEAKEQWKELKATYQDDVEAIRSTVTHALTQMDEAQKKRIQLQEAVEQLQAKKRVAVEKLRAAQEQWRLQQEKHLKHLAEVSAEVRERKTGKQQELEQLRQELGILQQQAGMVQDKLQRHQTFLQLLYTLHAGWSVNSRVQPDL; this is encoded by the exons ATGGAGGCGGCCGGGAGTGAGAAGGAAGCGGCAGTGCTAGA GGTCCTTGCTGAAGTAGCAGACATCCCGGAGCCTGTAGGCCTGCAAGAGGAGGCCGAACTGCCAGCCCGGATCCTGGCCGAGTTTGAGAGG AACTCACGGAAGAAAGACAAGCTGCTGTGCAGCCAGCTTCAGGTAGCAGACTTTCTACAGAACTTCCTGTCCCAGAAGGACACGACCCAGGGCCTGGACCCCTTGGTGTCTGAAGACACGAGCC GACAGAAGGCAGTTGAGGCCAAGGAGCAATGGAAAGAGCTGAAGGCCACCTACCAAGATGACGTGGAAGCCATCAGAAGCACTGTGACCCATGCTCTAACCCAGATGGACGAGGCCCAGAAGAAGCGGATCCAGCTCCAGGAGGCTGTTGAGCAGCTCCAGGCCAAG AAACGGGTGGCCGTGGAGAAACTCAGAGCAGCCCAGGAGCAGTGGCGGCTGCAACAG GAGAAGCATCTGAAGCATCTAGCGGAGGTTTCTGCAGAGGTAAGGGAGCGCAAGACTGGAAAACAGCAGGAGCTTGAACAGCTGCGTCAGGAACTTGGAATCTTGCAGCAGCAGGCAGGAATGGTGCAGGATAAGCTGCAGAG GCACCAGACCTTCCTTCAGCTGCTGTATACCCTGCATG CAGGATGGTCTGTGAACTCCAGAGTGCAGCCTGATTTATGA
- the ZWINT gene encoding ZW10 interactor isoform X3: protein MEAAGSEKEAAVLEVLAEVADIPEPVGLQEEAELPARILAEFERNSRKKDKLLCSQLQVADFLQNFLSQKDTTQGLDPLVSEDTSRQKAVEAKEQWKELKATYQDDVEAIRSTVTHALTQMDEAQKKRIQLQEAVEQLQAKKRVAVEKLRAAQEQWRLQQEKHLKHLAEVSAEVRERKTGKQQELEQLRQELGILQQQAGMVQDKLQRHQTFLQLLYTLHGKPLFSEADAEAKAEAELPQEFLHLNLPEEKPRKLTCPQEQSRILEWNTGDTMERDHEVSSKDGL from the exons ATGGAGGCGGCCGGGAGTGAGAAGGAAGCGGCAGTGCTAGA GGTCCTTGCTGAAGTAGCAGACATCCCGGAGCCTGTAGGCCTGCAAGAGGAGGCCGAACTGCCAGCCCGGATCCTGGCCGAGTTTGAGAGG AACTCACGGAAGAAAGACAAGCTGCTGTGCAGCCAGCTTCAGGTAGCAGACTTTCTACAGAACTTCCTGTCCCAGAAGGACACGACCCAGGGCCTGGACCCCTTGGTGTCTGAAGACACGAGCC GACAGAAGGCAGTTGAGGCCAAGGAGCAATGGAAAGAGCTGAAGGCCACCTACCAAGATGACGTGGAAGCCATCAGAAGCACTGTGACCCATGCTCTAACCCAGATGGACGAGGCCCAGAAGAAGCGGATCCAGCTCCAGGAGGCTGTTGAGCAGCTCCAGGCCAAG AAACGGGTGGCCGTGGAGAAACTCAGAGCAGCCCAGGAGCAGTGGCGGCTGCAACAG GAGAAGCATCTGAAGCATCTAGCGGAGGTTTCTGCAGAGGTAAGGGAGCGCAAGACTGGAAAACAGCAGGAGCTTGAACAGCTGCGTCAGGAACTTGGAATCTTGCAGCAGCAGGCAGGAATGGTGCAGGATAAGCTGCAGAG GCACCAGACCTTCCTTCAGCTGCTGTATACCCTGCATGGTAAGCCGCTGTTCTCTGAGGCTGACGCTGAGGCCAAAGCAGAGGCCGAGCTACCACAGGAGTTTCTTCACCTGAATCTTCCTGAGGAAAAGCCCCGAAAGCTGACCTGCCCCCAAGAGCAGAGCAGAATACTGGAGTGGAACACTGGGGACACCATGGAGAGAGACCATGAAGTGTCCTCCAAG GATGGTCTGTGA
- the ZWINT gene encoding ZW10 interactor isoform X2 encodes MEAAGSEKEAAVLEVLAEVADIPEPVGLQEEAELPARILAEFERNSRKKDKLLCSQLQVADFLQNFLSQKDTTQGLDPLVSEDTSRQKAVEAKEQWKELKATYQDDVEAIRSTVTHALTQMDEAQKKRIQLQEAVEQLQAKKRVAVEKLRAAQEQWRLQQEKHLKHLAEVSAEVRERKTGKQQELEQLRQELGILQQQAGMVQDKLQRHQTFLQLLYTLHGKPLFSEADAEAKAEAELPQEFLHLNLPEEKPRKLTCPQEQSRILEWNTGDTMERDHEVSSKQDGL; translated from the exons ATGGAGGCGGCCGGGAGTGAGAAGGAAGCGGCAGTGCTAGA GGTCCTTGCTGAAGTAGCAGACATCCCGGAGCCTGTAGGCCTGCAAGAGGAGGCCGAACTGCCAGCCCGGATCCTGGCCGAGTTTGAGAGG AACTCACGGAAGAAAGACAAGCTGCTGTGCAGCCAGCTTCAGGTAGCAGACTTTCTACAGAACTTCCTGTCCCAGAAGGACACGACCCAGGGCCTGGACCCCTTGGTGTCTGAAGACACGAGCC GACAGAAGGCAGTTGAGGCCAAGGAGCAATGGAAAGAGCTGAAGGCCACCTACCAAGATGACGTGGAAGCCATCAGAAGCACTGTGACCCATGCTCTAACCCAGATGGACGAGGCCCAGAAGAAGCGGATCCAGCTCCAGGAGGCTGTTGAGCAGCTCCAGGCCAAG AAACGGGTGGCCGTGGAGAAACTCAGAGCAGCCCAGGAGCAGTGGCGGCTGCAACAG GAGAAGCATCTGAAGCATCTAGCGGAGGTTTCTGCAGAGGTAAGGGAGCGCAAGACTGGAAAACAGCAGGAGCTTGAACAGCTGCGTCAGGAACTTGGAATCTTGCAGCAGCAGGCAGGAATGGTGCAGGATAAGCTGCAGAG GCACCAGACCTTCCTTCAGCTGCTGTATACCCTGCATGGTAAGCCGCTGTTCTCTGAGGCTGACGCTGAGGCCAAAGCAGAGGCCGAGCTACCACAGGAGTTTCTTCACCTGAATCTTCCTGAGGAAAAGCCCCGAAAGCTGACCTGCCCCCAAGAGCAGAGCAGAATACTGGAGTGGAACACTGGGGACACCATGGAGAGAGACCATGAAGTGTCCTCCAAG CAGGATGGTCTGTGA
- the ZWINT gene encoding ZW10 interactor isoform X1: MEAAGSEKEAAVLEVLAEVADIPEPVGLQEEAELPARILAEFERNSRKKDKLLCSQLQVADFLQNFLSQKDTTQGLDPLVSEDTSRQKAVEAKEQWKELKATYQDDVEAIRSTVTHALTQMDEAQKKRIQLQEAVEQLQAKKRVAVEKLRAAQEQWRLQQEKHLKHLAEVSAEVRERKTGKQQELEQLRQELGILQQQAGMVQDKLQRHQTFLQLLYTLHGKPLFSEADAEAKAEAELPQEFLHLNLPEEKPRKLTCPQEQSRILEWNTGDTMERDHEVSSKVNERYRTDGPAGGERS, encoded by the exons ATGGAGGCGGCCGGGAGTGAGAAGGAAGCGGCAGTGCTAGA GGTCCTTGCTGAAGTAGCAGACATCCCGGAGCCTGTAGGCCTGCAAGAGGAGGCCGAACTGCCAGCCCGGATCCTGGCCGAGTTTGAGAGG AACTCACGGAAGAAAGACAAGCTGCTGTGCAGCCAGCTTCAGGTAGCAGACTTTCTACAGAACTTCCTGTCCCAGAAGGACACGACCCAGGGCCTGGACCCCTTGGTGTCTGAAGACACGAGCC GACAGAAGGCAGTTGAGGCCAAGGAGCAATGGAAAGAGCTGAAGGCCACCTACCAAGATGACGTGGAAGCCATCAGAAGCACTGTGACCCATGCTCTAACCCAGATGGACGAGGCCCAGAAGAAGCGGATCCAGCTCCAGGAGGCTGTTGAGCAGCTCCAGGCCAAG AAACGGGTGGCCGTGGAGAAACTCAGAGCAGCCCAGGAGCAGTGGCGGCTGCAACAG GAGAAGCATCTGAAGCATCTAGCGGAGGTTTCTGCAGAGGTAAGGGAGCGCAAGACTGGAAAACAGCAGGAGCTTGAACAGCTGCGTCAGGAACTTGGAATCTTGCAGCAGCAGGCAGGAATGGTGCAGGATAAGCTGCAGAG GCACCAGACCTTCCTTCAGCTGCTGTATACCCTGCATGGTAAGCCGCTGTTCTCTGAGGCTGACGCTGAGGCCAAAGCAGAGGCCGAGCTACCACAGGAGTTTCTTCACCTGAATCTTCCTGAGGAAAAGCCCCGAAAGCTGACCTGCCCCCAAGAGCAGAGCAGAATACTGGAGTGGAACACTGGGGACACCATGGAGAGAGACCATGAAGTGTCCTCCAAGGTGAATGAGAGATATAGGACAGATGGGCCAGCAGGTGGAGAGAGAAGTTGA